One genomic segment of Bradyrhizobium diazoefficiens includes these proteins:
- a CDS encoding SDR family NAD(P)-dependent oxidoreductase, with product MGRLQGKSVIITGAGSGIGRAAALLFTKEGANLIAVDRTEAVKETVDEIKKAGGVAEAMVADAGSETDVIAMIDKAVKTHGRLDVIWANAGISGGLVPLGEQTVEHWQEVLRVNLIGPFLAVKHAMPHMVKQQSGAIVLTASVAGLKAGASGHPYAASKAGVISLVQTTASSLTGTGVRINAVCPGLIETGMTKPIFDRAKERGTQDKIGQLNPLKRPGQPHELAAMGLFLASDEASYVNGQAFPVDGGLTASMPYTGKPV from the coding sequence ATGGGCCGCCTGCAAGGCAAATCCGTCATCATCACCGGCGCGGGCAGCGGCATCGGCCGCGCGGCTGCGCTGCTGTTCACCAAAGAAGGCGCAAACCTGATCGCGGTCGATCGTACCGAGGCGGTGAAGGAGACGGTTGACGAGATCAAGAAGGCCGGCGGCGTCGCCGAAGCAATGGTGGCGGATGCCGGCTCGGAGACGGACGTCATCGCCATGATCGACAAGGCGGTGAAGACGCATGGAAGGCTCGACGTGATCTGGGCCAATGCCGGCATCAGCGGCGGACTGGTCCCGCTCGGCGAGCAGACCGTCGAGCACTGGCAGGAGGTCTTGCGCGTCAATCTGATCGGGCCATTCCTCGCGGTGAAGCATGCGATGCCGCACATGGTGAAGCAGCAATCCGGCGCGATCGTGCTGACGGCATCCGTCGCGGGCCTCAAGGCCGGCGCCAGCGGGCATCCTTATGCCGCCAGCAAGGCCGGCGTGATCTCGCTGGTGCAGACCACGGCGTCTTCGCTCACCGGCACCGGCGTGCGCATCAACGCAGTCTGCCCCGGCTTGATCGAAACCGGCATGACGAAACCGATCTTCGACCGTGCGAAAGAGCGCGGCACCCAGGACAAGATCGGCCAGCTCAATCCGCTCAAGCGCCCCGGCCAGCCGCACGAGCTCGCGGCGATGGGATTGTTCCTGGCCAGCGACGAGGCCTCGTATGTCAACGGCCAGGCGTTCCCGGTGGACGGCGGCCTGACCGCATCGATGCCGTATACGGGCAAACCGGTTTAG
- a CDS encoding histidine phosphatase family protein, whose amino-acid sequence MMSDSGKKVVTTRWWWVRHAPVRNDGGNIYGQSDIACDTSDTYVFNAVAKVLPRKAIWYSSNLMRTHQTAEAIWAAGYPRPASMKREADLAEQNLGRWQGMNRAEFVASRPVGTSWFADINEPAPGGESFMDLYNRTRRTIERINIEAAGQDVIAVAHGGTIKAAVGLALGDLPEQGLAFDIDNVSVTRLDYFASPERSVWRLPMVNQQPWIADDAHAAMHQPAGPEVKKLA is encoded by the coding sequence ATGATGTCCGACTCCGGCAAGAAGGTCGTCACGACGCGGTGGTGGTGGGTCCGTCACGCGCCGGTGCGCAATGACGGCGGCAACATCTACGGGCAGAGCGATATCGCCTGCGACACCAGCGACACCTACGTGTTCAATGCTGTTGCCAAGGTGCTGCCACGCAAGGCGATCTGGTATTCGAGCAATCTGATGCGCACCCACCAGACCGCAGAGGCGATCTGGGCGGCGGGCTACCCGCGGCCGGCCTCGATGAAGCGGGAGGCCGATCTCGCCGAGCAGAATCTCGGGCGCTGGCAGGGCATGAATCGCGCCGAGTTCGTCGCCAGCCGCCCTGTCGGCACGAGCTGGTTCGCCGACATCAACGAGCCCGCGCCCGGCGGCGAAAGCTTCATGGATCTCTACAACCGCACGCGCCGCACCATCGAGCGGATCAATATCGAGGCGGCCGGCCAGGACGTGATCGCGGTCGCCCATGGCGGCACCATCAAGGCAGCGGTCGGACTCGCGCTCGGCGATCTGCCGGAGCAGGGGCTCGCGTTCGATATCGACAATGTCTCGGTCACACGGCTCGATTATTTTGCGAGTCCCGAGCGCAGCGTCTGGCGGCTGCCGATGGTGAACCAGCAGCCCTGGATCGCCGACGATGCGCATGCGGCGATGCATCAGCCGGCGGGGCCGGAAGTCAAGAAGCTCGCCTGA
- a CDS encoding SDR family NAD(P)-dependent oxidoreductase produces the protein MTLFDMKGKVAVITGSTRGIGLAIAERMAEHGAKVVISSRKADVCDEVAKGINDRYGKGTAVAIAANISSKENLQNLVDESNRAFGKIDVLVCNAASNPYYGPLAGISDDQFRKILDNNIVANNWLISMVVPQMIERKDGSVIIVSSIGGLKGSTILGAYAISKAADMQLARNLACEYGKHNIRVNCIAPGLIKTDFAKALWDNPENLKASTSRSPLLRIGIPDEIAGAAVFLGSKAGDFMTGQTMVIDGGATIS, from the coding sequence ATGACCTTGTTCGACATGAAGGGGAAAGTCGCCGTCATCACCGGCTCGACGCGCGGCATCGGGCTTGCGATCGCCGAGCGCATGGCCGAGCACGGCGCCAAGGTCGTGATCTCCTCGCGCAAGGCCGATGTCTGCGACGAGGTGGCGAAGGGCATCAACGACAGATACGGCAAGGGCACCGCAGTCGCGATCGCCGCCAACATCTCGTCAAAGGAAAATCTGCAAAACCTCGTGGACGAGAGCAACCGCGCGTTCGGCAAGATCGACGTGCTGGTCTGTAACGCGGCGTCGAACCCGTATTACGGCCCGCTCGCCGGCATCTCCGACGATCAGTTCAGAAAAATTCTCGACAACAACATCGTCGCCAACAACTGGCTGATCTCGATGGTGGTGCCGCAGATGATCGAGCGCAAGGACGGCTCGGTCATCATCGTCTCCTCGATCGGCGGCCTCAAGGGCTCGACCATCCTCGGCGCCTACGCGATCTCCAAGGCCGCCGACATGCAGCTCGCGCGCAACCTCGCCTGCGAATACGGCAAGCACAACATCCGCGTGAACTGCATCGCGCCCGGCCTGATCAAGACCGATTTCGCGAAAGCGCTATGGGACAATCCGGAGAATTTGAAAGCCTCGACCTCGCGCTCGCCGCTGCTCCGCATCGGCATCCCCGACGAGATCGCGGGCGCGGCGGTGTTCCTGGGCTCCAAGGCCGGCGACTTCATGACCGGCCAGACCATGGTGATCGATGGCGGCGCGACGATCAGTTGA
- a CDS encoding serine hydrolase domain-containing protein has protein sequence MTATAALSSTTAPKTPPLPEAKTEALGLSRLRLEAMSDAFKREIDKGTVPGVTVLVARGGQVGWFEALGKQSPASSTPMALDSIFRIFSMTKPIVSVGIMMLVEDGHLLLGDPVAKFIPEFADQKVGVVSGGKLELVPARRPMTVQDLLRHTSGLTYEHQGDGPVHKLYQESRVRSRKISNAEHAALVASFPLVCHPGDEFNYSRSTDILGRIIEIISGKSLGAYLAERILAPLQMAETGFSTSEANAGRLAEPFAADPWTGDKVALFNMLEQPVMESGGGGLVSTTMDYARFVLMLRNGGTLDGNRIIGRKTLELMASDHLGPDVVTNGTLLSPGHGFGLGFAVRREAGIAPFPGSVGQYFWSGIAGTFFWIDPKEDLFVVFMSQGPGQRDYTRTLVRDLVYAAVE, from the coding sequence ATGACCGCGACAGCCGCCCTATCTTCCACAACCGCGCCGAAAACCCCGCCATTGCCCGAGGCGAAGACCGAAGCACTCGGCCTGTCGCGGCTCCGCCTCGAGGCGATGTCGGACGCGTTCAAACGCGAGATCGACAAGGGAACCGTGCCCGGCGTGACCGTGCTGGTGGCGAGGGGCGGCCAAGTCGGCTGGTTCGAGGCGCTCGGCAAGCAGAGCCCGGCGAGCTCGACGCCGATGGCGCTTGATTCGATCTTCCGGATCTTCTCGATGACCAAGCCCATCGTCTCGGTCGGCATCATGATGCTGGTCGAGGACGGCCATCTGCTACTCGGCGACCCCGTCGCCAAGTTCATCCCGGAATTCGCCGACCAGAAGGTGGGCGTGGTTAGCGGCGGCAAGCTGGAGCTGGTTCCGGCCAGGCGGCCGATGACGGTGCAGGACCTGCTCCGCCACACCTCGGGCCTCACCTATGAGCACCAAGGCGACGGCCCCGTGCACAAGCTCTACCAGGAGTCTCGCGTCCGCAGCCGCAAGATCAGCAATGCCGAGCATGCCGCGCTGGTGGCGAGCTTCCCCCTCGTCTGCCATCCCGGCGACGAGTTCAACTACAGCCGCTCCACCGACATCCTCGGCCGCATCATCGAAATCATCAGCGGCAAGTCGCTCGGCGCGTACCTCGCGGAGCGCATCCTCGCGCCGCTTCAGATGGCTGAGACCGGCTTCTCGACGAGCGAAGCCAACGCCGGCCGCCTCGCCGAGCCGTTCGCGGCCGATCCCTGGACCGGCGACAAGGTCGCGCTGTTCAACATGCTCGAGCAACCGGTGATGGAGTCCGGCGGCGGCGGGCTGGTCTCGACCACGATGGACTATGCCCGCTTCGTTCTGATGCTGCGCAACGGCGGCACGCTCGACGGCAACAGGATCATCGGCCGCAAGACGCTGGAACTGATGGCGTCCGATCATCTCGGGCCTGATGTCGTGACCAACGGCACGCTGCTGTCGCCCGGCCACGGTTTCGGTCTCGGCTTCGCCGTGCGCCGCGAGGCCGGTATCGCGCCGTTCCCCGGCAGCGTCGGCCAGTATTTCTGGAGCGGCATTGCCGGCACGTTCTTCTGGATCGATCCGAAGGAGGATCTGTTCGTGGTGTTCATGAGCCAGGGCCCGGGCCAGCGTGATTATACGCGGACGCTGGTAAGGGACCTGGTTTACGCGGCGGTGGAGTGA
- the secE gene encoding preprotein translocase subunit SecE, with the protein MAVSPFKFLQEVRSETAKVTWPTRRETTITTIMVFVMVAVASVFFFAADQIIRYLITFLLGIH; encoded by the coding sequence ATGGCAGTCAGCCCGTTCAAGTTCTTGCAGGAAGTGCGCTCGGAGACCGCCAAGGTCACCTGGCCGACCCGTCGTGAGACCACGATCACCACCATCATGGTGTTCGTCATGGTCGCTGTGGCCTCGGTCTTCTTCTTCGCCGCCGACCAGATCATCCGCTACCTCATCACCTTCCTTCTGGGCATTCACTGA
- the nusG gene encoding transcription termination/antitermination protein NusG: protein MATAAAATQSSDKRWYIVHAYSNFEKKVAESIREQAKQRGLEDLFELVLVPTEKVTEVRRGRKIDAERKFFPGYVLVKMKLTDEAFHLIKNTPKVTGFLGAENKPMPISEAEAMRILHQVQEGVERPKASVSFEIGENVRVADGPFASFSGVVEEIDEARSRVKVAVSIFGRATPVELEFGQVEKV, encoded by the coding sequence ATGGCAACAGCAGCCGCCGCAACCCAATCGTCCGACAAGCGCTGGTACATCGTCCACGCCTATTCGAACTTCGAGAAGAAGGTCGCCGAATCGATCCGCGAGCAGGCCAAGCAGCGCGGGCTCGAGGATCTGTTCGAACTGGTGCTGGTTCCGACCGAGAAGGTCACGGAAGTGCGCCGCGGCCGCAAGATCGATGCCGAGCGCAAGTTCTTCCCCGGCTACGTGCTGGTGAAGATGAAGCTGACCGACGAGGCGTTTCATCTGATCAAGAACACGCCGAAGGTCACGGGCTTCCTCGGCGCGGAAAACAAGCCGATGCCGATCTCGGAAGCCGAGGCCATGCGCATCCTGCACCAGGTGCAGGAGGGCGTAGAACGGCCGAAGGCGTCGGTGTCGTTCGAGATCGGCGAGAACGTGCGCGTGGCTGACGGCCCGTTCGCCTCGTTCTCGGGTGTGGTGGAGGAAATCGACGAGGCGCGCTCGCGCGTGAAGGTCGCGGTGTCGATCTTCGGCCGCGCGACGCCGGTGGAACTGGAATTCGGTCAGGTCGAGAAGGTCTGA
- the rplK gene encoding 50S ribosomal protein L11 produces the protein MAKKVTGYLKLQVPAGAANPSPPIGPALGQRGLNIMEFCKAFNAQTQKEEKNTPIPVVITIYADRSFTFEMKTPPMSYFLKQAAKIQSGSKAPGRDKAGKVTKAQVREIAEKKMKDLNCDSIESAMKMVEGSARSMGLEVAG, from the coding sequence ATGGCAAAGAAAGTGACCGGATACCTGAAGCTTCAGGTCCCGGCCGGTGCGGCGAATCCTTCGCCCCCGATCGGTCCCGCGCTCGGTCAGCGTGGTCTCAACATCATGGAGTTCTGCAAGGCGTTCAACGCCCAGACCCAGAAGGAAGAGAAGAACACCCCGATTCCCGTCGTGATCACGATCTACGCCGATCGTTCGTTCACGTTCGAGATGAAGACGCCTCCGATGTCCTACTTCCTCAAGCAGGCCGCAAAAATCCAGTCCGGCTCGAAAGCGCCGGGCCGTGACAAGGCCGGCAAGGTGACCAAAGCGCAGGTGCGCGAGATCGCCGAGAAGAAGATGAAGGACTTGAATTGCGACAGCATCGAATCGGCCATGAAGATGGTCGAGGGCTCGGCCCGTTCGATGGGTTTGGAAGTGGCGGGGTAA
- the rplA gene encoding 50S ribosomal protein L1: MAIGKRLNKAREGIDREKLYPLADAIKMVKERAKAKFDETIEVAINLGVDPRHADQMVRGVVTLPNGTGRTLRVGVFARGAKADEAKAAGADVVGAEDLVEKVQNGTIEFDRCIATPDMMPLVGRLGKVLGPRGLMPNPKIGTVTMDVTGAVKGAKGGSVEFRVEKAGILQAGVGKASFSEEKLVENIKALADAVSKAKPAGSKGTYIQRVAVSSTMGPGVKVEPGTILG; the protein is encoded by the coding sequence ATGGCAATCGGAAAGCGTTTGAACAAAGCCCGCGAAGGCATTGACCGTGAAAAGCTTTACCCCCTCGCGGACGCCATCAAGATGGTCAAGGAACGCGCGAAAGCGAAGTTCGACGAGACCATCGAGGTCGCGATCAATCTCGGCGTCGATCCGCGCCACGCCGACCAGATGGTCCGCGGCGTCGTGACCCTGCCGAACGGCACCGGCCGCACGCTCCGCGTCGGCGTGTTCGCCCGCGGCGCCAAGGCGGACGAGGCCAAGGCTGCCGGTGCCGACGTCGTCGGTGCCGAGGACCTGGTCGAGAAGGTGCAGAACGGCACGATCGAGTTCGACCGCTGCATCGCTACCCCCGACATGATGCCGCTGGTCGGCCGTCTCGGTAAGGTGCTGGGCCCGCGCGGCCTAATGCCGAACCCGAAGATCGGCACCGTGACCATGGACGTCACCGGTGCGGTGAAGGGTGCGAAGGGCGGCTCGGTCGAGTTCCGTGTCGAGAAGGCCGGCATCCTGCAGGCCGGCGTCGGCAAGGCCTCGTTCTCCGAGGAGAAGCTGGTCGAGAACATCAAGGCTCTGGCCGATGCTGTCTCGAAGGCGAAGCCGGCCGGCTCGAAGGGCACCTACATCCAGCGCGTTGCGGTGTCCTCGACGATGGGCCCCGGCGTGAAGGTCGAGCCGGGCACCATTCTCGGCTAA
- the rplJ gene encoding 50S ribosomal protein L10: MERAAKKEAVEQLNGVFKTTSVAVVAQYSGLTVAQMQKLRTQMKQAGASVKVSKNRLAKIALEGTDVVAIGPMLKGPTVIATSNDPVAAPKVAIEFAKANEKFVIIGGSMGKTVLNVDGVKALASLPSLDELRGKIVGLLVAPATKLAQLANAPAGKLARVIQAHASKGEAA, from the coding sequence GTGGAACGAGCGGCAAAGAAAGAAGCGGTCGAACAGCTCAACGGGGTCTTCAAGACCACGAGCGTCGCGGTCGTTGCTCAATATTCCGGCCTCACCGTCGCCCAGATGCAGAAGCTGCGCACGCAGATGAAGCAGGCGGGTGCCTCGGTGAAGGTCTCGAAGAACCGTCTCGCCAAAATTGCTCTTGAAGGCACTGACGTCGTTGCCATCGGCCCCATGCTGAAGGGGCCGACCGTGATCGCCACTTCGAACGATCCGGTAGCGGCGCCGAAGGTCGCCATCGAATTCGCCAAGGCGAACGAAAAGTTCGTCATCATCGGCGGCTCGATGGGGAAGACCGTCCTGAATGTCGACGGCGTGAAGGCGCTTGCCTCGCTGCCGTCGCTTGACGAACTGCGCGGCAAGATCGTCGGCCTCCTCGTGGCCCCGGCGACCAAGCTGGCCCAGCTCGCCAACGCGCCCGCGGGCAAGCTCGCGCGCGTCATCCAGGCTCATGCCTCAAAGGGCGAAGCGGCCTGA
- the rplL gene encoding 50S ribosomal protein L7/L12: MADLQKIVDDLSSLTVLEAAELAKLLEEKWGVSAAAAVAVAGPAAGGAAAAPAEEKTEFTVVLAAAGDKKIEVIKEVRAITGLGLKEAKDLVEGAPKPVKEGVNKDEADKIKVQLEKAGAKVELK, from the coding sequence ATGGCTGACTTGCAGAAGATCGTTGACGACCTCTCGAGCCTCACCGTGCTCGAAGCTGCTGAACTGGCGAAGCTCCTCGAAGAGAAGTGGGGCGTTTCGGCTGCCGCGGCTGTCGCCGTGGCCGGCCCGGCTGCTGGTGGCGCTGCCGCCGCTCCGGCCGAAGAGAAGACCGAGTTCACGGTCGTTCTGGCCGCCGCCGGCGACAAGAAGATCGAGGTCATCAAGGAAGTCCGCGCCATCACCGGCCTGGGCTTGAAGGAAGCAAAGGACCTCGTCGAGGGCGCGCCGAAGCCTGTCAAGGAAGGCGTGAACAAGGACGAAGCCGACAAGATCAAGGTCCAGCTCGAGAAGGCTGGCGCCAAGGTCGAGCTCAAGTAA
- the rpoB gene encoding DNA-directed RNA polymerase subunit beta, which yields MAQQTFTGRKRVRKFFGHIKEVAEMPNLIEVQKASYDQFLMVDEPQGGRADEGLQAVFRSVFPISDFSGTSMLEFVRYEFEQPKYDVDECRQRGMTFAAPLKVTLRLIVFDIDEETGAKSVKDIKEQDVYMGDIPLMTMNGTFIVNGTERVIVSQMHRSPGVFFDHDKGKTHSSGKLLFAARVIPYRGSWLDIEFDAKDIVYARIDRRRKIPVTSLMFALGLDGEAILSTFYKKILYKRTKEGWRVPFDANRFRGYSTVNDLIDADTGKVVLEAGKKLTVRAARQLQEKGLKALRMADEELVGNYVAEDLVNPKTGEIHAEAGEEITDKLMKALNEQGYKELPLLDIDHVNVGPYIRNTLSADKNMTREDALFDIYRVMRPGEPPTLESAQAMFQSLFFDAERYDLSAVGRVKMNMRLDLDAPDTQRTLRKEDILSVIKTLVDLRDGKGEIDDIDHLGNRRVRSVGELMENQYRIGLLRMERAIKERMSSVDIDTVMPQDLINAKPAAAAVREFFGSSQLSQFMDQTNPLSEITHKRRLSALGPGGLTRERAGFEVRDVHPTHYGRICPIETPEGPNIGLINSLATFARVNKYGFVETPYRKVKDGRVTDEVVYLSAMEEGRYTVAQANVPLDPKGRFTEDLVVCRHAGEVLPVTPDKVDYMDVSPKQLVSVAAALIPFLENDDANRALMGSNMQRQAVPLVRAEAPFVGTGMEGVVARDSGAAIAARRSGVIDQIDATRVVIRATEDLDPTKSGVDIYRLMKYQRSNQSTCINQRPLVKVGDIVKKGDIIADGPSTDLGELALGRNVLVAFMPWNGYNFEDSILLSERIVKEDVFTSIHIEEFEVMARDTKLGPEEITRDIPNVSEEALKNLDEAGIVYIGAEVRAGDILVGKITPKGESPMTPEEKLLRAIFGEKASDVRDTSLRVPPGVQGTIVEVRVFNRHGVDKDERALAIEREEIERLAKDRDDEQAILDRNVYNRLAELLEGRQGIAGPKGFKKDTKITRAVLEEYPKSQWWLFASPNDKLMAEIEAMRKQYDESKKGLEQRFLDKVEKLQRGDELPPGVMKMVKVFVAVKRKIQPGDKMAGRHGNKGVVSKIVPIEDMPFLEDGTHADIVLNPLGVPSRMNVGQILETHLGWACAGLGKRIGQTVDAYLSKQDIKPLKETLKKVYGEDETIKSLNDNELLELGHNLSRGVPIATPVFDGAKEADIEEMLKLAGLDASGQSTVYDGRTGDAFDRKVTVGYIYMLKLHHLVDDKIHARSIGPYSLVTQQPLGGKAQFGGQRFGEMEVWALEAYGAAYTLQEMLTVKSDDVAGRTKVYEAIVRGDDTFEAGIPESFNVLVKEMRSLGLNVDLHNSKMGPAPTSEAAE from the coding sequence ATGGCGCAGCAGACATTCACCGGTCGCAAACGCGTTCGCAAGTTCTTCGGACACATCAAGGAAGTCGCCGAGATGCCGAACCTCATCGAGGTTCAGAAGGCGTCCTATGACCAGTTCCTGATGGTCGACGAACCCCAGGGCGGTCGGGCCGATGAAGGCTTGCAGGCGGTGTTCCGCTCGGTGTTCCCGATCTCCGACTTCTCGGGCACCTCGATGCTGGAATTCGTCCGTTACGAGTTCGAGCAGCCGAAATATGACGTCGACGAGTGCCGCCAGCGCGGCATGACCTTCGCTGCGCCGCTGAAGGTGACGCTGCGCCTCATCGTGTTCGATATCGACGAGGAAACCGGCGCGAAGTCGGTGAAGGACATCAAGGAGCAGGACGTCTACATGGGCGACATCCCGCTCATGACGATGAACGGCACCTTCATCGTCAACGGCACCGAGCGCGTGATCGTTTCGCAGATGCACCGTTCGCCCGGCGTGTTCTTCGACCACGACAAGGGCAAGACCCATTCCTCGGGCAAGCTGCTGTTCGCCGCCCGCGTGATCCCGTATCGCGGCTCCTGGCTCGACATCGAGTTCGACGCCAAGGATATCGTCTATGCGCGTATCGACCGCCGCCGCAAGATTCCGGTGACGTCGCTGATGTTCGCGCTCGGCCTCGACGGCGAGGCGATCCTGTCCACGTTCTACAAGAAGATCCTCTACAAGCGCACCAAGGAAGGCTGGCGCGTTCCGTTCGACGCCAACCGTTTCCGCGGCTACTCGACCGTCAACGACCTGATCGATGCCGATACCGGCAAGGTCGTGCTCGAGGCCGGAAAGAAGCTCACCGTCCGTGCCGCCCGCCAGCTCCAGGAGAAGGGGCTGAAGGCGCTGCGCATGGCCGACGAGGAGTTGGTCGGCAACTACGTCGCCGAGGACCTCGTCAACCCGAAGACCGGTGAGATCCACGCCGAAGCCGGCGAGGAAATCACCGACAAGCTGATGAAGGCGCTCAACGAGCAGGGCTACAAGGAGCTGCCGCTGCTCGACATCGACCACGTCAATGTCGGCCCCTACATCCGCAACACGCTCTCGGCCGACAAGAACATGACGCGTGAGGACGCGCTGTTCGATATCTACCGCGTGATGCGTCCGGGCGAACCGCCGACGCTGGAATCGGCGCAGGCCATGTTCCAGTCGCTGTTCTTCGACGCCGAGCGCTACGACCTCTCCGCGGTCGGCCGCGTCAAGATGAACATGCGCCTCGACCTCGATGCGCCCGACACCCAGCGCACGCTGCGCAAGGAAGACATCCTCTCGGTCATCAAGACCCTGGTGGACCTGCGCGACGGCAAGGGCGAGATCGACGACATCGACCATCTCGGCAACCGCCGTGTGCGCTCGGTCGGCGAACTCATGGAGAACCAGTACCGCATCGGCCTCCTGCGTATGGAGCGCGCGATCAAGGAGCGCATGTCCTCGGTCGACATCGACACGGTCATGCCGCAGGACCTGATCAACGCCAAGCCCGCGGCTGCCGCCGTGCGCGAGTTCTTCGGCTCCTCGCAGCTGTCGCAGTTCATGGACCAGACCAACCCGCTCAGCGAGATCACCCACAAGCGCCGCCTCTCGGCGCTTGGACCGGGCGGTCTGACCCGCGAGCGTGCCGGCTTTGAAGTCCGCGACGTGCATCCGACCCATTACGGCCGTATCTGCCCGATCGAGACGCCGGAAGGTCCGAACATCGGCCTGATCAACTCGCTCGCGACCTTCGCGCGCGTGAACAAGTACGGCTTCGTCGAGACGCCTTATCGCAAGGTCAAGGACGGCCGCGTCACCGACGAGGTCGTGTACCTCTCGGCGATGGAGGAAGGCCGCTACACGGTCGCGCAGGCCAACGTGCCGCTCGACCCCAAGGGCCGCTTCACCGAGGATCTCGTGGTCTGCCGTCACGCCGGCGAAGTCTTGCCGGTGACGCCGGACAAGGTCGACTACATGGACGTCTCGCCGAAGCAGCTCGTCTCGGTCGCTGCGGCGCTGATCCCGTTCCTCGAGAACGACGACGCCAACCGCGCGCTGATGGGCTCGAACATGCAGCGCCAGGCGGTGCCGCTGGTTCGTGCCGAGGCGCCGTTCGTCGGCACCGGCATGGAAGGCGTGGTCGCCCGTGACTCGGGTGCCGCGATCGCGGCGCGCCGTTCGGGCGTGATCGACCAGATCGACGCGACCCGCGTCGTCATCCGCGCCACCGAAGATCTCGATCCGACCAAGTCGGGCGTCGATATCTACCGTCTGATGAAGTACCAGCGCTCCAACCAGTCGACCTGCATCAACCAGCGTCCGCTGGTGAAGGTCGGCGACATCGTCAAGAAGGGCGACATCATCGCCGACGGTCCGTCGACCGATCTCGGCGAACTCGCTCTGGGGCGCAACGTGCTGGTCGCGTTCATGCCGTGGAACGGCTACAACTTCGAAGACTCGATCCTGCTCTCCGAGCGGATCGTGAAGGAAGACGTGTTTACCTCAATTCATATCGAAGAATTCGAGGTGATGGCCCGTGACACCAAGCTCGGGCCTGAGGAAATCACCCGCGACATTCCGAACGTTTCGGAAGAAGCGCTGAAGAACCTCGACGAAGCCGGTATCGTCTACATCGGCGCGGAAGTGCGCGCCGGCGACATCCTGGTCGGCAAGATCACGCCGAAGGGCGAAAGCCCGATGACGCCGGAAGAAAAGCTGCTGCGCGCCATCTTCGGCGAGAAGGCCTCCGACGTCCGCGACACCTCGCTGCGCGTTCCTCCGGGCGTGCAGGGCACGATCGTGGAAGTGCGCGTGTTCAACCGTCACGGCGTCGACAAGGACGAGCGTGCGCTGGCGATCGAGCGGGAAGAGATCGAGCGTCTGGCCAAGGACCGCGACGACGAGCAGGCGATCCTGGACCGCAACGTCTACAACCGTCTTGCCGAGCTGCTCGAGGGGCGGCAGGGCATTGCCGGTCCCAAGGGCTTCAAGAAAGACACCAAGATCACCCGTGCGGTGCTCGAGGAGTACCCGAAGTCGCAGTGGTGGCTGTTCGCCTCGCCGAACGACAAGCTGATGGCCGAGATCGAGGCCATGCGGAAGCAGTACGATGAGTCGAAGAAGGGGCTGGAACAGCGCTTCCTCGACAAGGTCGAGAAGCTTCAGCGCGGTGACGAATTGCCGCCCGGCGTGATGAAGATGGTCAAGGTCTTCGTCGCGGTGAAGCGCAAGATCCAGCCCGGCGACAAGATGGCCGGCCGCCACGGCAACAAGGGCGTGGTGTCGAAGATCGTGCCGATCGAGGACATGCCGTTCCTGGAAGACGGCACGCATGCCGACATCGTGCTCAACCCGCTGGGCGTGCCCTCGCGCATGAACGTCGGACAGATCCTCGAGACCCATCTCGGCTGGGCCTGCGCCGGCCTCGGCAAGCGTATCGGCCAGACGGTCGATGCCTACCTGTCGAAGCAGGACATCAAGCCGCTGAAGGAGACCTTGAAGAAGGTCTACGGCGAGGACGAGACCATCAAGTCGCTCAACGACAACGAGCTGCTCGAGCTCGGCCACAACCTCAGCCGCGGCGTTCCGATCGCAACCCCGGTGTTCGACGGCGCCAAGGAAGCCGACATCGAGGAGATGCTGAAGCTTGCCGGTCTCGACGCTTCGGGTCAGTCGACCGTCTATGACGGCCGCACCGGCGATGCCTTCGATCGCAAGGTGACGGTGGGCTACATCTACATGCTCAAGCTGCACCATCTGGTCGACGACAAGATCCACGCGCGTTCGATCGGTCCGTACTCGCTCGTCACCCAGCAGCCGCTGGGCGGCAAGGCGCAGTTCGGCGGCCAGCGCTTCGGCGAAATGGAGGTGTGGGCGCTCGAGGCTTACGGCGCGGCGTACACGCTCCAGGAGATGCTGACGGTGAAGTCGGACGACGTCGCCGGCCGCACCAAGGTGTACGAGGCGATCGTGCGCGGCGACGACACGTTCGAGGCCGGTATTCCGGAATCGTTCAACGTGCTGGTCAAGGAAATGCGCTCGCTCGGCCTCAACGTCGACCTGCACAACTCCAAGATGGGACCGGCGCCGACCTCGGAAGCGGCCGAGTAA